The genomic window GCCTTGATGAAATCAACTGCATAATTATTGTGTTCGTCAATACCAGTTCCAATGGTTAATATATTGGGATCGAAGATGATATCTTCTGGTGGGAAATGAATCTGTTGTGTAAGAATATTGTATGCCCATTGGCAAATAGCTATTTTTTGTTCATAATTAGCAGCTTGACCTTGCTCATCAAAAGCCATCACAACCACGGCAGCACCATACATTCTGATGGTAGTTGCATGATCGATGAAGGCTTGTTCACCTTCTTTTAAGCTTATTGAATTAACAATGGCTTTGCCTTGTACACATTTTAAACCTGCTTCAATTACTGACCATTTCGAGGAATCAATCATGACCGGCAATCTGGCAATGTCCGGCTCTGATGCTAATAAATGTAAGAATTTGGTCATTTCAGTTTCCGCATCCAGCATGGCATCATCCATACTTACATCTAAAACCTGCGCACCTCCTTCAACCATATCACGCGCAACAGAAAGTGCTTCCTCGTATTTTTTTTCTCTGATGAGTCTGGCAAACTTTATTGAACCACTTACGTTCGTTCGCTCTCCAATATTTATAAAATTACTCTCCTTATAAATCTTTAATGGCTCTAACCCACTTAGATGAAGCTGCGGAAGTTTTACAACCGGACGGTGAACTGAAGCCTTTTCTGCAACTGCAACAATGGCTTTAATATGCTCAGGAGTAGTACCACAGCAACCTCCAATAATATTTACAAATTGGTTATCCAGAAAATCCTTAATTTGAACAGCCATCATTTCTGGCGTTTCATCGTACTCACCAAACTGGTTTGGCAAACCGGCATTTGGATGGGCACTAATGAAAGCTGGTGATTTTGCAGCCAATTCAGCCAGATAAGAACGAAGCTCCTTTGCCCCCAATGCACAATTTAATCCAATACTAAGCAAATCAATGTGAGAAACAGAATGCATAAATGCTTCAACTGTTTGGCCCGACAGTGTGCGTCCACTTGCATCAGTAATTGTTCCAGAAATCATGACAGGAATTCTTATATTCTTCTCCTTCAACAACTTCTCAATCGCATAAATTGCAGCCTTGGCATTTAAAGTATCAAAAATGGTTTCTACCAAAAATATATCTACTCCACCTTCCAACAGTCCGCTTGCTTGCTCATAATAAACCGATACCAAATCATCAAAACTGACCGCACGATAACCAGGGTCCTCAACCTTTGGAGACATTGATGCGGTTTTATTGGTTGGACCAATAGCTCCTGCAACAAATCGTGGTTTTTTAGGATTTAATAGAGTAAACTCATTGGCTGCCTCATAAGCAATTTTTGCAGCTGCAATATTTATTTCCTTGGCTAATCCTTCCATCTGATAATCAGCCATAGAAATGGCATTGGCATTAAAAGTATTGGTTTCAATAATATCAGCACCTGCTTCAAGATATTGCCGATGGATTTCTTTGATTATTTGAGGTTGAGTCAAATTAAGTAAATCATTATTCCCTTTTAAATCGGTGGGATAATTTTTAAATCGACTTCCTCGAAAATCAGTTTCATTTAATTTAAATCCTTGAATCATGGTTCCCATTGCACCATCAAGTACAAGAATTCTTTCCTTAATTTCTTTATATATATTTTTCTGCTCTCTCATTATAAGTTATTAAGTATTTGATAAATACACATAGCCACCATTGCATAAAGCAATGGAATTCAGAAATATCACAAAAGGTGATTAAAAAATAATGTGTATTCGTTTGTTCATAATTATTGTGTTTACTTATCATTATCCACCTTCGGCGGATTAGGTTGTAGCACCTTTTTCTTAGTAAGAATGGTTGCTAGAGGTTCGCAGAGCCTAATCTCTCCCCTCTTCTCTATAAATCAAACACCTTTATTGAAAGGATGATTTGAATATGAAGCAAATGTATATTACTTGGGAATAAAATACAAATTTATTTGAAACAATTTTAAATAACAGAGGTCACGTACACAAGCAAATGGTCTGCTATTTTTCTATATTTCAGGGTGTAAGCTTGCGAAACAGTTTTGGTCGAGAGCACACTTTGAATTACACCATCTGCCTGAATACTAAATGGTTTTACATGTATATTTTTCCGAAAATCTATATTCCCTTTACCATACATTTTAAAAATGGCCTCTTTAGCCGACCAGATTAAGAATAAACTTTCCAATAAATTTCCATCATCTTCTATAAAATCATTTTCACTTGGCGAAACGAATTTATGTCTTATTTTCAAAATTCTGGGATGAATCCCTTCAATATCAATCCCAACTTTCAGAAAACGGCTTAAAATTACGGCCACGAACTTTGAGGTATGAGAAATAGAAATTTGATGAATCCCATCACTAATGAATGGTTGTCCGTTATTTTCGTAAACAATTAAATGCTTGCTATTTTCTGATAATTTATCCAAAATAATTCTACTTGCCAACCATTGCTTTTTACGATTTTCGTTTCGCATGGTATTAAAAACGATTTTTTCATTTTCAGTCAGATTAGTACAATCTAGTAAGAAATCAACTGATTCTTGGATTTCCCAAATCCCCAGTTTAGCTTTATGATTTTCTATTTCATTATTAAAAACAAGAGGCATATTTCAGAATATAATTAACGTATTGAAATAAGAGGACAATCTCCTTTTGATCTTCCAAAGATATTGATTAATTTTGCTGGCGCAAATTGAAGAACTAAATTAATGATTAATAAAATGATAGAAACTAAAACAGATTATAAAGTAGCAAATATAAAATTGGCTGAATTTGGAAGAAAAGAAATTGAAATAGCTGAAAAAGAAATGCCAGGTTTGATGTCGATCAGAAGAAAATATTCGGCTGAAAAACCACTCAAAGATGTACGAATTACTGGATCATTGCACATGACCATTCAAACTGCCGTACTTATTGAAACACTTGTTGAATTAGGAGCAAATGTAAGATGGGCTAGTTGTAATATCTTCTCAACTCAAGATCACGCCGCTGCAGCAATTGCAGCTTCAGGTGTTCCGGTTTTTGCATGGAAGGGCGAGACCTTGACCGAATACTGGTGGTGTACCAATCAGGCCGTTACTTTCCCCGATGGAAAAGGACCTCAATTGATCGTTGATGATGGAGGAGATGCAACCCTACTATTACATAAAGGAGTTGCTATCGAAAAAAATCCTGAATTGCTTAAAAAGGTTCCTGAAAATAACGAAGAGGCTGTAATCTATAAATTACTGCAGGATACTTATCTTGAAGATCAAAGCAAATGGACAAAAATAACCGCTGATTGGAAAGGCGTTTCGGAAGAAACAACTACCGGTGTCCATCGCTTATATCAAATGATGGAAGCGGGAGAATTGATGGTGCCAGCTATAAATGTAAACGATTCTGTGACTAAATCGAAATTCGACAATTTATATGGTTGCCGTGAATCATTGGCCGATGGGATAAAAAGAGCAACTGACGTAATGATTGCCGGCAAAGTTGTTGTTGTTTTGGGTTATGGTGATGTTGGAAAAGGTTGTGCTCATTCGATGAGATCATACGGTGCCAGAGTTATTATTACTGAAATTGACCCAATCTGTGCCTTACAAGCTGCAATGGAAGGATTTCAGGTAACAACTATTGATAAAGCTTTACCCGAAGGAAATATTTTTGTTACAACAACAGGCAATAAAGATGTAATAACCTTCGATCATATGCAAAAAATGAATGATCAGGCTATTGTTTGCAATATCGGTCATTTTGACAATGAAATTCAGGTTTCAAAACTTGATTCTGCGAAAAATGTTGCTAAAATCAATATCAAACCTCAGGTTGATAAATACACTTTCGAAAATGGAAATTGTATTTATATGCTAGCAGAAGGACGTTTGGTCAACTTGGGTTGTGCAACCGGGCATCCTTCATTTGTGATGAGTAACTCATTTAGCAACCAAACACTCGCACAAATTGAATTATGGAAAAACAATTATCCAGTTGGGGTTTATCGACTACCTAAAGAACTAGATGAAGAAGTTGCGAGATTGCACCTCGAGCAAATTGGTGTTAAATTGACTAAATTAACTCCAGAGCAAGCAGCATATTTAGGAGTTCCAATTAATGGTCCTTACAAAGCTGATCATTATAGATATTAGAATACGAATAATTATAAAAAGGCGATTGTTTTAATCGCCTTTTTTTATCTTATTTAATATTTAAAAGTTGGACACATATAAACGACCACCCTCAAGATGAGCACGATACTGTTTTAAAGGCAAAGTGGCAGGTCCTTCATATGGTGAACCATCCAATAATATAAATTTAGAACCACTACAATGATCAACCGCTATTACTCCTGATTCATCAACCTTCACCCTACAATTAAAATCATTTGGAAAATTAACCGGCGAGGTTCTTTCATATGCTTTGTAATCTCCAAATCCGGCATTAAAAAGGATTATTCCGCGATACCCACCAGAAACATAAGTCCAGTTTCCGGGTATGTTTAAATTATTATAATTAATATCAGTAGGATTTATAGAAAAGTTAACTAAAACGTATGGAATGAGTTTATCAACCGGATTTTCCTTACCACATCCAGTGTTAAATGCGAGGAAAAAGATGGTTAAGAAAAATAAAACATAAATTCGTATGCTGCCAATTTTCATGTGAGAATGTAAAGTGTTAAAACGTGGATATAAAATTATTATTTTGTTTACAATTTTCGGCTAATATTATTGTTTATACCTTTATCCTTCTAAAAAATTAAAACTATGCAGATAAACATGAGTAAGAAACTACTTTTTATCTCTATTTTTTCCTTTACAATATTGTCATTTCAATCATGTAGTTTAGTAAAACCAAGCCAGGTTAAACAAGCCGAAAAAGCTGAAAAGGCGAAGCTCAAAGAATCGGAAGAAGCCTATCAATTATTGCAAAAAGAACATATGGAAAGGCAATCGGCATATACAAAAGCACAAATGGAAAATACTAAAAAACGATCTGAATATTATAACAGATCTAAAAAAAGACTAAGCTTTTGGCAACAAATTTTCAGAAAGAGAAATAAACGCTAGTATTTCAATAAACCCATTAATCTGAAATTAATTCAATAGCATTGATCGTTTAAAAGTCCATTTCATCGATGCCCTTTCCCGCCTTTTTCTTTGCATTAAATTTATCACAATCAAACTCCACATTCATTCCGTGAATTGGTTTTTCAAAGTCATTTTTTGTATATCCTAGTGTTGGATCATTATAAACTTTATTCATATACAATGCCCAGATTGGTAAGGCCATATTTGCTCCTTGTCCTAATGTTAAAGTGCGAAAATGTGCGGATCGATCTTCACAACCGGTCCAAATACCTGTTGTAAGCTGAGGGACAATGCCCATAAACCAACCATCTGATTGATTGTTGGTTGTTCCGGTTTTCCCGGCAATTGTATTTTGAAAGCCATATTTCCATCTAAGTCGGGTTCCTGTACCAGACTCAACAACACCTTTCAATAACTCCAACATTAAATATGCGGTTTCCTCACTCATTGCTTCTTCTCTTTTCGGGACAAAATCGGCAATCACATTTCCATTCTTATCCTCAATTTTAGTCACAAAAATGGGCTCAACATAAACACCTTTACTTGCGAAAGTATTCACAGCGCCAACCATTTCTGAAAGCTTTAAATCGGCACTACCAAGAGCGATAGAATAAACTTCTGGGATATAACTTTTAACCCCCATTTTTCTGGCAATTTTAATCACCGCTTGTGGTGAGTACCTATTAATTAAATGTCCGGAGATCCAGTTATTTGAATTTGCAAGGGCATATTTAAGTGTAATTTCCTGGCCTTTAAATTCAGGAGTATCATTTTTTGG from Bacteroidota bacterium includes these protein-coding regions:
- a CDS encoding 4'-phosphopantetheinyl transferase superfamily protein, with translation MPLVFNNEIENHKAKLGIWEIQESVDFLLDCTNLTENEKIVFNTMRNENRKKQWLASRIILDKLSENSKHLIVYENNGQPFISDGIHQISISHTSKFVAVILSRFLKVGIDIEGIHPRILKIRHKFVSPSENDFIEDDGNLLESLFLIWSAKEAIFKMYGKGNIDFRKNIHVKPFSIQADGVIQSVLSTKTVSQAYTLKYRKIADHLLVYVTSVI
- the ahcY gene encoding adenosylhomocysteinase, producing the protein MIETKTDYKVANIKLAEFGRKEIEIAEKEMPGLMSIRRKYSAEKPLKDVRITGSLHMTIQTAVLIETLVELGANVRWASCNIFSTQDHAAAAIAASGVPVFAWKGETLTEYWWCTNQAVTFPDGKGPQLIVDDGGDATLLLHKGVAIEKNPELLKKVPENNEEAVIYKLLQDTYLEDQSKWTKITADWKGVSEETTTGVHRLYQMMEAGELMVPAINVNDSVTKSKFDNLYGCRESLADGIKRATDVMIAGKVVVVLGYGDVGKGCAHSMRSYGARVIITEIDPICALQAAMEGFQVTTIDKALPEGNIFVTTTGNKDVITFDHMQKMNDQAIVCNIGHFDNEIQVSKLDSAKNVAKINIKPQVDKYTFENGNCIYMLAEGRLVNLGCATGHPSFVMSNSFSNQTLAQIELWKNNYPVGVYRLPKELDEEVARLHLEQIGVKLTKLTPEQAAYLGVPINGPYKADHYRY